The genomic region GGGGGGAAAACCCTGCCGGGGCGAGCGAGGCGCGCAGAGGAGCGGGCTCATCGGTCGCAGCCGGAGGCGCGCGGGAAGCCAGCGAGGAGGCGCCGCGGGCCGGAGCCCGGGAGCCGGGGCCCGAGGAGCGGCGGCCCGAGGCAGCCGGAGACCAGGTGCCCGCCCGCTCGCCCTCTCAGGGCGCCGCCCGGCTCGTTGGCGGCCGCGGCGCGGAGCGCCCCATGCCCGTGTGTGGCCATGTCCTACCCGCAGGGCTACTTGTACCAGCCGTCCGCCTCGCTGGCGCTCTACTCTTGCCCGGCGTACAGCACCAGCGTCATCTCGGGGCCCCGCACGGATGAGCTCGGCCGCTCGTCGTCGGGCTCCGCGTTCTCGCCCTACGCCGGCTCCACCGCCTTCACGGCGCCCTCGCCGGGCTACAACTCTCACCTCCAGTACGGCGCCGATCCCGCGGCGGCAGCCGCCGCCGCCTTCTCTTCGTACGTGGTAAGTGAGAGGGAGCCTGGGCGGGCAAGGGCAGCTGGGGCCGCGCGTGGCGGGCGGGGGCTGCGGGGGACACGGGCCTCGGCTTCACCGCGGACCGTCCGGCCGAGCCTCGCGGCCCCTGCGAACTTGGGCGATTGTCTCTCTCGGCTTCGCCCGGGTCTCGGGCTCAGGAGTTGCGCGGAAAGGAGAGCCGCGTCTTGCTCAGATCGCTAACTTGGCGGAAGGGGTTTTTTGGAGGAGAGGTCGCTTCAAAGAGCAACATTTGGTTCAAACGTGAGCTCTAGGCCGTCCCGCACATTTTACTCTATTTCATTTTAGGGGGTTTGGCCATTTTGCGAAAAGTAGTTCAAAAGAAATAGATCCGAAATCTGAACAGAAGCGTGCTTGGTCTGTGTAAATGTGTTTGGCCTCGCCTTTAATTAGTCCTCCAAAATGTTGCAAATCCGTAATCCTATCTTCGCAATCCGATTTGGAGGTATTAAATTTCTGAAAAGTCGGGCGAGCTGCGGTGCATCCGGGATTTTTCGGCCGGGTGCACTTTCTGGAAAAGCGCCGTGGCTTCGGTTTGGGGTAACACTTTTGGAGGGGTGGGAGTTCAGGGACAAGGCTTGGCTCTTCGTTTGCCTTtctctgtgggggaaaaaaattccttgACTTCCTTTGCTCACTACCCTTGTTTCTACTGCGCAGCCACTCGGGCGCAGAGAGCAGAGTCGCCGCCGCTGCCCGGGCCTCTCTCTGGGTAGAGGGGCCTGGCCTCGGTGGCCGAATCTGCTCACGCAGGGGAGGACGTGCCCAGCCAGAGGGGGGCCTACCAGGTGCCTGGGAAGCCAGGACTGCTCCAAGAGCCTCCAAGGACTCAGGGATTGGCGGCCTCCGCTTCCTTCTAAGGAGGAAGAGGGGTTGCCCCAGGGTCTGAGCCCTTCAGCCCTACCCCAGGGGAAGCCTGAGTGCGGGCCTCGCTGCCCGAAGACCCCTGGGCGCAGGGCAAGTGTGCTTCGGTCGCCCAGGTGGCAACTGGGGACCACGGGCCACTCTCACGTTCTCTCTGCCCGTTCCCTGCAGGGCTCTCCCTACGACCATACACCGGGCATGGCAGGTTCCTTGGGGTACCACCCGTACGCGGCGCCCCTGGGCTCGTACCCGTACGGGGACCCCGCGTACCGGAAGAACGCCACGCGAGACGCCACAGCTACGCTCAAGGCCTGGCTCAACGAGCACCGCAAGAACCCCTACCCCACCAAGGGCGAGAAGATCATGCTGGCCATCATCACCAAGATGACCCTCACCCAGGTGTCCACCTGGTTCGCCAACGCGCGCCGGCGCCTCAAGAAGGAGAACAAGATGACGTGGACGCCGCGGAACCGCAgcgaggacgaggaggaggaagagaacatTGATCTGGAGAAGAACGACGAGGATGAGCCCCAGAAGCCCGAAGACAAGGGCGACCCCGAGGGCCCCGAAGCAGGTTGGTGGACGCGGGAAAGGGTGTATGGAGCCAAAGAGGGGCCTGGAGAGGGGGCGCCCAaggcctggaggttggggacagGGCTTTTTGCCTTTGCGGGTGGGGACCTGTGGCCTCCGCGTCTCTGACCGCCTGGGTTTCACCCGCAGGAGGAGCAGAGCAAAAGGCGGTTTCGGGCTGCGAACGGCTGCAGGAGCCGCCCACCCCTGCCGGCAAGGAGACCGAGGGCAGCCTCAGCGACTCGGATTTTAAGGAGCCGCCATCCGAAGGCCGCCTCGACGCGCTGCCCGGGCCCCCCCGCGCCGGCGGGCTCTCCCCGGCCGGGCCCGCTGCAGCGCGGCTGGCCGAGGACCCAGCCCCTCATTACCCCTCCGGCGCGCCGGCTCCGGGCCCGCACCCAGCCGCGGGAGAGCTGCCCCCCGGTCCCGGAGGGCCCTCGGTCATACActcgccgccaccgccgccgccgcaggCGGTGCTCGCCAAGCCCAAACTGTGGTCTCTGGCGGAGATCGCCACATCCTCGGACAAGGTCAAGGACGGGGGCGGCGGGAGCGAGGGCTCTCCGTGCCCACCGTGCCCCGGGCCCATAGCCGGGCAAGCCCTAGGAGGCAGCCGCGCGTCGCCAGCCCCGGCGCCATCGCGCTCGCCCTCGGCGCAGTGTCCTTTCCCAGGCGGGACGGTGCTGTCCCGGCCTCTCTACTACACGGCGCCCTTCTATCCTGGCTACACGAACTATGGCTCCTTCGGACACCTTCACGGCCACCCGGGGCCCGGGCCAGGCCCCACCACGGGTCCGGGCTCGCATTTCAATGGATTAAACCAGACCGTGTTGAATCGAGCGGACGCTTTGGCTAAAGACCCGAAAATGTTGCGGAGCCAGTCCCAGCTAGACCTGTGCAAAGACTCTCCCTATGAATTGAAGAAAGGTATGTCCGACATTTAACGCGGGCTGCGTCGGTCCCGGACCTtcctaatttattaaaaaaaagaaaacatggccTTGGCAGTTATTTTTCCATCAAcatgagagaaaagcaaaactaCCCCTCCTACTAAAAAGTTTATAGTACATGGAGATGgatgatataaaaatgtaaacatctcCACACACCCACAGAAATGTCTTAaccaactgaaaagaaaaatttaaaaaaggatttgTATTAAATCTTATTCTGTATATTTAATGTagcatttttgtatttaaattgaTAATTCAATATCTTTGAAGTAAATTATGAAATTAAGACACCTGTACAGGCATTTAATGtttttttgtaatataaatatatacatttgtgttTCCCCCAAAACTGtttcatagtttaaaaatacaagtttaatttaatttttttacacctattgatttttttctgggtATGAGCTAAAGTATTATTACAGAAAGGAAACAGGTTATATACTCTTAGATTTGGAAAGTAAAAGAAACTGCAGCCGCCTttgtaaaatgcaaaatatttaattaaaagagATTTTAACATAATCAGAGCCACTCATTACTTGTTAGAAGCCTCAATAAACTGTCCATCGCCCTGGACAAAAGATGCAACCTGCAAGTTTTTTTCGAAGTGGGGAATGAAAGGTTCCACCGAACCCAGTTTGCCAGCGGGAAACCGTAATTAGGCTTCGAGCTCCAGGGAACCTGGCCCTGCCCGGAATGCAAATCTGGATCACTGATGCGGGCTGCTGTGGGGGGTGATtggaccctggaggagggacgAGAGAGACCCAGGAGTGTGCCCAGAAGGGAGAAGAGATGGCAAAGCCAGTTAGAGACACGCACCACCCGAGCTCCAACGCTTAACCTAATTACTTCCAATCAGTGTCGTGTTTTATGCAAAGCAATCAGCTGGTGAACTTTGCTAATGAGTTCGATTTTATGCCGGATTTACCCCTTATTACTATTTCAAAGGTGCTCTGGGCTAATGCGGGCGGGAAGCAGTTGGGGGATGCCAAGGAGAAGGCTTTCCTAAATCACTGTTGTCTCTACCCCTTCAAAATTGGGCATTGATCTCTTCGCTGGATTTGATTAAATTAGTAATTGTTCCATCCGCGACCGTGCGGGTGGTAGGCGGCCGGGTAGATTCCCCGCGCAGCCGCGGGGCTGGGGCCGCGGGACCAGCGAGGGGACGGTTCCCCCCTTTCACAGGTAGGTGTCACACTTGTCCTGAATTACAAGCCTGCACTTTGCAGAGTCGGAGATTGGAGAGAGAGGGAGCggaagtgggggagggagcaCCACAAGCGCTTGGGGGAAGCAAGGGGAGCCCCGGATGGACCAGTCGagtcccccgccccaccccacggACCCCCTTTTTGGACAAGAGGCATTCAGCAGTTAAAGGACGTTTGCCTAGATAATGAGGCCGTTGTGGACTTGATCAGGCTTGTCGTCACCTTAGCACGTCTCCCATCGCGGATTCAAGAGTCTCGAGTAGCTGCAAAAGTATTTCTgaggttttattttctccatttaatCCTGCACGTTTCATCTCAAAACGAAGTCAGGTCGGGTCTCAGTCCCAAACGAGGAAGAGAAACCGCCCTGCGCCCGAGGCCCGCTAGCACTGTCGGTACTCCAGTCTCCATTTTGCTCTGGAGATGGAGAACCGCGGACGTGTGGAATTTCGTGGGAAATTTTCACTGGTCGGGGAAGGGGAAGCTTTGGAGCAAAAACATACGCCAGCGAGGGAAATTAATTTGCTCTATTAAACCCAAGCCTGAGTGTAGAGAGAATGTGTTTGCACATAACACCGGTTTAATT from Bubalus bubalis isolate 160015118507 breed Murrah chromosome 18, NDDB_SH_1, whole genome shotgun sequence harbors:
- the IRX5 gene encoding iroquois-class homeodomain protein IRX-5, whose translation is MSYPQGYLYQPSASLALYSCPAYSTSVISGPRTDELGRSSSGSAFSPYAGSTAFTAPSPGYNSHLQYGADPAAAAAAAFSSYVGSPYDHTPGMAGSLGYHPYAAPLGSYPYGDPAYRKNATRDATATLKAWLNEHRKNPYPTKGEKIMLAIITKMTLTQVSTWFANARRRLKKENKMTWTPRNRSEDEEEEENIDLEKNDEDEPQKPEDKGDPEGPEAGGAEQKAVSGCERLQEPPTPAGKETEGSLSDSDFKEPPSEGRLDALPGPPRAGGLSPAGPAAARLAEDPAPHYPSGAPAPGPHPAAGELPPGPGGPSVIHSPPPPPPQAVLAKPKLWSLAEIATSSDKVKDGGGGSEGSPCPPCPGPIAGQALGGSRASPAPAPSRSPSAQCPFPGGTVLSRPLYYTAPFYPGYTNYGSFGHLHGHPGPGPGPTTGPGSHFNGLNQTVLNRADALAKDPKMLRSQSQLDLCKDSPYELKKGMSDI